The nucleotide sequence TGCAAATGAGCACAGCGAGAGAGAATGAAATATTGTCTCTGAGCtccaaaacaagcaaaacaaacattcagCCTTTGTGTGTTCCCATTTAGTGCCATCAGTTATTGTCTTATTTGTGGGCTTGTTTTGATCTGTTGGCGTTCTGAGTCACGGTCGAAAGGGACGAGCCAGTCATACTGGTCGTCTCCACGATCTCAATGTCTTTGCACATCAGACACGCCACAAGCTTCTGGCGGGAGGCGCTCTGTGCAAAGAAGAACTCGTGGGACATGCCGGCTAGAACTGCCCCGAGGACCGGTCCGATCCAGTACACCTGCAAGTGAACAAAAATTGTTATGGAATTCTTCATTGGCTATTCCCGAATGATAAGACAGCATCGAAATGTTTTCAGTGACAAAGATAACAGTGCCCCATTGTGATTCATTGAGCAGCGTGAACTGTTCATTTTCTTGACAATTTAGGTTTTATTGGGGTAGTGGATCATTGTTAAAGGCGGCCCGGCGATTAAGTGGTtaacgcatcggcctcacagtgggttcaaatccaggtcgggccACCTGTgtagaatttgcatgttttccctgggcctacgtgggttttccccggagGCAGGTACTCCAGGttcttcccacattccgaagACATGCATGGGATTGCTGATGGGACAccaaattgccccaaggtatgagtgtgagcgtgaatggttgtttttctccttgtgccctgccccagggtgtgtgtatgtatgtatatgtatgtatgtatatatatatatatatatatatatatatatatatatatatatatatatatatatatatatatatatatatatatatatatatatatatatatatatatatatatatatatatatatatatatatatatatatatatatatatatatatatatatatatatatatatatatatatatatatatatatatatatatatatatatatatatatatatatgaatagaaACATACTACATAAAGTATGtattataataatacattatatatgGTTGGAGGTCGTGATGGACAAAGAAAATATTCCCCAATTCTGGAAAGACTCGTGTGCAGAAGTTGGCAAAAACTGTTAGAATGATGCAATGGAGTGAACCTTGTCATTTCAGTGAAACACTTGAAACACCTGGTGCAATATAACACCCAGAAAGACAGTATTAGGATTGAGAGTTCTCACCCAGTGGTTTTCCCAAAATCCTGTGACGAGAGCCGGACCCAGAGAGCGAGCAGGATTCATACTGGCACCAGAAAACCGAGCCTGCTCGGAAAACAACATGTAAGCAACCACAAGCCTTAATGAATgattatgaaaagaaaatcGGAATTGCATGATTTCAGGCTGAGTTGTGAAACTAGCCAAAATGGGCCAAATCATATTTCATCTTCTACAACGCCTTGTGGTGTAAATAATATAAGCCCATCCTAGTCAATCAGAGCACAAAGTAATTTAGAGGCATTCACTCTGATGTCAATAAACCGTATAATGTCATTAATAAACCTACATTGTATAAACAGGCCTATTTTTAACTGaaggtcattttaaaatattcactCTCTTTATCAAATTGAACAAGGCTTGTTGATGCTGGTACTGTGGGTGGTCCTTCTATTCACTAGGTTTTAGGCAGCAAAGACTTTTTCACACaatgaatgtatatttttttccgtgGTGATTATAATCACTTTTTAAAGACTGCAGtttatgtttgcttttgttatatttgtctgatatttacatttgtttgatGACCTAaagaaaataagtaaatacGCATACTATACAATATCAGACAAGGTTACCAGGAGAGTCAATTGAACCCACAACTTCTGCGTTGGGGCAGGATTATTCTACCCCTGAACAACACCACACCATGTGTTTAATGTATGCTTCTCTCTACAATTTACAATGTTATACATTAAAGTGAGTGTAGACTGTTAAACTGTAAATAATGAgtacatgattttaaaaaaaacaggggtGGCGTGAGCAGTTAGTGCTTCAGACCtcaattcaaatccaggtcacgtcttctgttctgtgtgggtttcccgggtcctccagtttccttccacattccaaaaacatgcgtgggaggctgattggacactcttaattggcCCTggaggtgtgagtgtgagtgtgcatggttgtctgtctctttatgccctgcgatcgactggccaccgattcagggtgtgccccccATCTTgaccagagtcagctgggataggctccagcaccccccccccctcatggccctaatgaggataaagcggttcagaaaatgagataagatgaagATATAAACAGCGTCAATCTGCTCTTACCCCTATCATCACCCCAGCTGTGTGTGCCAGTCCAATAGCAAGATTTCCTGGTTCTGGGCTTTCCCTTCGCCGCTGGGCCTCAACTGAGAAAACAGTGAAAACCAACTGGAAGGTGCATAAGACTTCAATGCCGAGGGCCTGTGCTGCATTCAAGTCGATGGGCACCTGCACAACAAGCAGCGAAGATGCCGGAAgacatttgtttcatttttcatgGAAATGATGCAATTCCTTAAAATTACAATCAATTTGActcaaattaactcattggctgccaaatACGGACAAGGTCTTTGAAAAATACATGCTGCAGACCAGCCAGCtcaaatggactggacgtctGCGAGCGGCAATCTCTTAAATCTACAACAGATGGATGAAAAGAGACACATGGTTGGACGTctatccctgtcaatggcagtcaatgagttaattagCCGGCGCATGTACAAAAAGTGTCTGGCTGTGAAGTAGTGCATATTTGATCAATGCCAAAACAGGGTTTGTACAGGTTTCGtaaagtggcattttttttctttttgaaaagaaCTTTTCAGGACAATCTAAAACAGCTatggcgaacaagttagacatTAAGAGCAAACATTTTTAAGATAGTCAACTGGCTAattataaatgtaatttatttatttcaatggaCCCTGAAGAATTAGAGTGTGTTTTAGACGttttaagtgttttaaaaattaagagaaacatgaaacgaggcaaagagcgacaatttataaaaaatataataagaagcaaagagccacattcatttttGGCTGGGTGCCAAATGCGGCTCGAGGGCCACGCGTTCGCCAGTTCTGATCTACAAGAAAAAGTAATGTCAATTTTGCCGCAGATTTACCTACCTCACCAAAATGTAGGAACTTTCAGAATACATGAAAGTTTCTGACATGTACCTTCATGTAATATAGCAGAGTATAAATTACAACCAATCAATAACCGGCGTGCCTAAATGGCTTAAGGACTTTATCCAGGTAAATGaatgtaaaactttttttcGGAATCTTTATGTTCAAGTGAAGGAGGGTTGATTAACAATTTggaaaatgacattgtttttgcTGAATAATAGTGGAGAATAAATGGCCATTTTTCACTTGCCATGAGCAGTCATTTAATATGCCAGTTGTGTTTTACCCAATCAAATGTGAGTCCACCAACATTCCTGTGACAATAcggaaaataattgatttacgctttagatttaacatttaaatttatGATTTAGATTTAGCACTTATTGATTAATAATGTAATAACTTAATGTAATAACGTGTAATGACTGTAAAAACTTAATAACCAACTTAATTTTCCCTTCTATACTCACATGTGGACTGATTTTTGCccgaataaaaataatatacgaAAAAGAGAATGTTGGGTATTTTATCCTACTCATATTACTGTAGGTTAATATATCTTTCTATctactgtcaatttttttagtgtttacaTGGTAATCAGTGACGTGCTGTCAGAGGTACAGATTTGATAAACCAGTCATGGCCTGGTTTGATTGGGCCTCAGatttattttgggtttttttctgtctgGTTTACATCTGGTGATATCACAACTTATTAACCATTGTTTCAAAATACACGGTTGAAttgtttgagagaaaaaaaatcaactaaaatgcTGTCTGCCACAAAAATGAAACTGCACAGGAGAGGGTAAGACTCAGTAAACACAAGTCTCTTTCAATTACCGATTTTGgactatttgaactgggattaAATTTGCGTGCAGTGCATGTACCCCGAAATGTGACAGTGGTTCTTTAAGATTCTGCACGAATGCTGAAAATGACAGAATTTTACTGTTAAAAATAGTCCTTATTTATCATAAATTCTTTAAAGGACTTCTGATTCCAAGACCAGTAATAATATGAAGcaatcattcattgacagtcaTTCGAGGCAAACCATCACTACATAGTGGCCCACCACAAAAATGACACCTCTAATGTAAACCATGTTTTCTGAAAGAACAAACCATGTTGACGAAGTAGTCTGCAGTGCTTTTGTTGGACAAAGCCAAATAGAGGGCCCAAGCCCCTAAAGTCGCCCCCAAACACTGGGCAGTTATATAAAAGAGAGCCCTCATGACCTCCAGCCTCCGGGTGGCCAGCAAAGACAACGTGACAGCAGGGTTAACCTGAGCACAAACAACAccaatattttacattaaagaacaaaaaggaacaggaagaagaaaaattgaATCATCTGAGTTACCTGTGCCCCgctaatgtcaccaaaacagTGTCCGAGAGGTACAATGACTGCACCAACTGCCACCGCTGAGTATAAGGGTCTCCCGGTGTCCTCCCCATGACCCAGTACGGATGCACCCAGCACAGCACTCACCAATATAAGCGTACCGATCATCTCTGCTATCACGGCTCGCCAGAACTGACGGCTCCGTAGCTCCTCGGGGTGAAGACACAAAACATTTGTCGAAACGTTTGTCAAAACTGAGCTACTGATGCTCGTTTTACTCATTTGACAGCAATAGTAGGTGTTCCAATCCAAACAGATGAACGTTAATTTGCTGTCAGCCTCGCAGTTAAAATTGATTAGACGTCTCATTTAATTTCACAGAAAaggataaaaataagaaaattggaCATGTATCATTGTCAAAGACACTGAAAGTAAAcagtaaaaaattgaaaaaaatctactaTAGTGTTTTTGGTTGGTTTTACCCGCTGTTTATCATTCTAATTActgatttcaatttatttttttcaattaacatTTGATTCATAGatcattttataatatataaatatagtattAATAATTTCATctttatatcatatatatatatatatatatatatatatatatatatatatatatggtataaagatgaaattatttatatatatatatatatatatatatatatatatatatatatatatatatatatatatatatatatatatatatatatatatatatatatatatatatatatatatatatatatatatatatatatatatatatatatatatatatatatatatatatatatatatatatatatatatatatatatatatatatatatatatatatatatatggtataAAGATGAAATTATTAATAccatttctaaaaataaatattaaaatgtaaaaaaatagaaataatggatgcatttgatttaaaaaataacatgcatAAGTGGACAATACATTTTCAGTATGGATGTACAGTATGTACACTAACTGTTAATTTTATGCTGTTTGGACTGATGACagcttaaatatttcaaaatatttatgaaatatgTTCAAATTTACATGCAGGGTTAAGATGTGCTATTTTGgatatattactttttttttaaactcgtaGGTATTAATGGAAATTTGAGGGGCCATTTTAAGGTACGGTTTATCTGATACACAGATACATTTAATCACATTAAACCTACAATTTTGGTTTTGCAAAATAGATGGTTCTGGTTACCCActttctagattttttttaatctacatgCCTCATCCAATACTTCCATTTAACTCACATTAGTTCTTGCAACACAAAGAGAATGTAAATCTTATAGTAAAAATTACGCTAACTTAGATgcttaaaacatttttgggaaaCTATATGAATAAATTCCCTATTAGGAACTTTCAATATGTTTTTGTCTCAGTTAAATACCATGATAAGGATCCGACTTTGAAAATTCCAGGAATTTTGCCAGGAATCAATAACACATAATTCCAAATAACCCATTCTACAGCAgtacaataaaataatgttCCTCACCTCATGCCACGTCATTTAAACGCACCAAATGTCTCACCGGCTGCGATCAGGAGGTCTCTCCGTTCTTTGATGGCATCTGTCCGTCTGTCAGGTGGTGAGGCGTTCAGGGTTGTCACTCCATCCTTCATTAGACTCTAAGAGGTCTCTTGAAGAAGAAAAGAACACAGTCTCCTCCCCcaaccacaccaccaccatcccCCAAATTTCCTTCCTAATGAAAAAGTTCCCTCagtaatgtgtatatgtgcacattAGTCATCATGGCCATCAAAAACCTACAAGCACGTGTACTTCTTTGTAGCTTCCTATACCACTCTCCTCTAGCAGGTTCTAGTCACACTGCGTTGGTGACCTTGATCACATCCTCACTTGTCTCCAAAGTGAAGTGATTGAGGCCCCTTAAAAAGTCTAGGCACCATGTGCTCGAACCGAAAAACAGAAACACTCGGCTAGCACAATTGCCAAGGTTGGAACTACGAATACAACATTGGGATGGTTGAGATTACCACCTGAGGACATAACATATTAAGAGCAAAAACAGAGTGCATAAATTACATCAAATGTCTGTTTTGACCTACAATTTGATgcccattcaaaacatccattATCACGGCTACAAATTAGCCTACTTGTGTCGCATCTCTTTGATCTCCATGGTGACGAAACCTTTCATAATCCTGTTGCCATGACGCCTATTGTGTTGCCGCATCTGGGcccacttattattttttttcatcactgatatcaaacaaacataaatgttGAAGTTGAAAAGAACGGACGTGATCTATCATTTTCATCATCTCGCCGTCATATAAATGTAGTTAATCTCATAGCATCCCAAGATGTAACGGAAACCTTCTTGTTtaaaccccccccccatcaTAAGGTGTTTGGATTTGGACCTTCCGGGCGTCAGAGCCCCTCAATCTGGTAGACTGGGTCCAGAATGAACTGGTTAGAGGTGAGGGGTTGGCCTATTATGAGGTGGATTAGGCCCTTCTTATCATGGCAACTGTCAAACTGTTATCCCCCCTTTGTGGGACTAAGTCCAAATGTGTGGAGCGGGCACAGCTGTGATGGGCGGGGGGAGTGGTACTGGAACCCGCTGGCGTGGGGACATTTCTGTCCCTCTATCCAGAGTGCTGACGTTTACACAATTTGGCCCCATACACAAAGTGCCAACTGGGGGATTTGAGGGAATGATGGAGAAAGATATATTAAACATATGGTAATTTTTTCGGTTAACTGTTTGACGACGACACCATGAAGACCGTCAACGTGAGAAGTTTTCCCACTTGAACTTGAGGCAGCTGGCGGTGATGGTAAGCCCTTCCGAGGAGGAGCACGTCCCTCAGAGAAGAGCCTCCTTCCAGCCGAGCAGACGTGCAAACACTTCTCTGGCCAACAAGAACTTACTGGCAAGACAAACATGTCAGCGATTAGACACCAAATCCATTTTCACCGGGAGAGGCTGACACCAAATTATCACTGAGGCATGAACCTCTCTGTACCCCGTGATATGATATGATTTGCAGTAAAAGCCTCTCGACAATCATGCTCCCACAAGgtgatgatatatatttttatataaatgggtCAGGAAAACAATCTCCAAGTCATTGATGGCATAGTGGTTGATTCGCCTGGCTTGGGAGAGGGCAGCGTAGGAtggatcccccccccccccccccccccactcagtGGCGGTGATATTGTGAGTGCTCTAGGAACCCTGAATTTTAAATCACAAGTCCTATATTATAACATGAAACAGTGatcaagcaagaaaaaaaatcatcaaatgtgattttttcTTTACTTCATTAATGAACTGTATTGAATTCAAAAAGCTTGTTGAAcagttaattcaattttttccccaagttgTGCTTACCACTAAAGGAAGCCTGCGTACCACTGATGACCCCCATACCACTCTTTGAGAACTACTCATTTGCCCCGTCATGCTTTTTTCAAATGATCTCTTAACCTAAATATGTAAActctcaagacaaaaaaaaatgtgattgttgTGATTAATGACGACATTTGGCAAcaaatattttgggaaaatagtaaTATCTCGATGCCACTGGAAATCCGGAGTTGGACAAAAGTGCCTGGAGAAGAAGCGAAGCTTCAGGCCAATCATtctatctattattatggggaaagtGAGGGCCCTCCCCGATAAGATGAACGGAGGGATtttgcggataagcttggaagagtgattctgcatattttcaacctcggtctcagtctgcagagGTTTcctaccttgtggacttcctgtgtatGGTTCCAGATTCatccaactctacaatgtctttttcttgtttCTGTATCCATTGTTCCTACTGCAACCAGAATGGCGccgctcaagtggcagccggaaACATAAGCTGTGTCCGCTCTttctcgttttgtgtttttgctgctttttattgtttttatgtgcattttaatatttcttaatgctttcccatatactttgctttgtactttgtcatttttgctTTATTGTTTTGTGACCGTTGCAACTCGACCCCACCCGTCGggtggcttggtttctttgtgctAGTCCTAGACGTTTTTGGAGCCATTCAGCCGTGCCTCTGTTCCCATGCACGCAGGATCAGCTGTGAGCAAGAGGCAACACTCGAGAATGAGCATTCCGTCATTGTTATGGAAGCGTGAGATCTCTCTCCGGTCAAATGGAGCAGCTGCTTTTGCTTGCTGGGCTGCTTGTATGCTTTGAAGTCCCTCCGCTGCTGCTGCTCAGGTGATAGGACAGcttaggaggatctaggcaaggacgatgatctttaaaaccccCAAATTGCTGTGGGGATGTGTGAATCAGCTTGAAAGaatgattctgcatatttaaccccagtctgcagaaggtccccaccttgtggacttcctgtgtgcggctcgtttattattattttttttttacctaggtctacaatgtcttgtgtgtctgtcttgctactgcaaccaaggaaatttacCAGGtacagaatgaaataaaattctaatctaattctAACATATAAGTAggtacaaaaagtgactaaagtggtaAGCACCCTATGaagttttagtgcaagtacagGATAAGACATtggtcttgattaggtcctcctaggtgcagaactcaaGTATGGTGaggctcttgggaagaaactttCATTGAGACCGTTTGTTTTCGCAGTTATGGACCTGTAGCACCTGCAAGACGGCTGCAGGTTGGAGAGGTGGAAGCTgggatgtgtattgtcttttatgatgTTCTTTGCCCTTTTGAGTCACCATAGACAGAAGATCTATGGGCTGTGCAGCTTGTGTGCCACATTGACACTGCATAGGTCAGCATGTTCTCTCAATGGCTGACCAGTAGGTCAGCATGTTCTCTCAATGGCTGACCGGTAGGTCATCAGCAGGTTGGTGTTCAGTTGCTCCTTCCAGAGTAttctcaggaaatgtagcctctgctgTGCCTTCTTGACAAGTCCACAAATTTGCCGTTGAAAAACAGGTGGGCAGGAGTGGCCTAGTTCCGTGataagtccaggatgagttctctTGTTTTAGAGCCGTTGAGCGCCAAGTTGTTGGCAGCGCACCGCTCGCTGAGTCCAAGGACCTCATCTCTGCAGGCAGTCTCATTCCCTTACGTGTCATCCCCACCGCTGTTGTATCATCTGCATATTTCCCAATGATGTTCACAGTGGGGCGGCCAGGCGGCTGAGTGATtgggtcagcctcacagctctgggttcaaatccaggtcagtctacctgtgtggaggttgcatgttctccctgggtagcaggtttcctcccacattccaaaaacatgcacggtaggcttaTTGGGGACACTATATTGCGCCCAAGTATAagtatgagtgtaaatggttatCTGTCTCCGCGTGACCCaaaatcggctggccactgattggGATTTTCCCggcccgaagtcagttgggattgaAAAAGGCGATGTGCTTAtccaaggggagaaaaaaaaaagcactttttttttaaatttatttcaaCTCACAGTACATTCTACAGATGCACACGTGTTACATCACCTTAATACAACGGTCTTGTAATACCTTGTTAAAAACGAATTGGTCCTAAAAATATAAAGGAACAAAATTTTAGGTCACCAAAACTGTACATTATTAAAAAGTCACGTAACACCACATTTGggttttctggtcattttttttgtctttctcaaaaaggaataatgtatattttctaCAAGCTGAACTGAGGTCAGTGTAAGAAAAGCATTCAAATAAAAGTTGGACTGCAGTGTGGTCCTGCTGCAGTCGCATTTCAAGCAGAGTGCCCCACCATGATTCATGAACAGCACAAAAAGCAACATAAATCAGGAATGCAACCAGTCGGGAATGTAGCCAGTACTTGATTTCTTCTGAATTTCTAAACTGTACAATATCAAGACAACTTGACGTTGCATGTTTGCACCTTTTCAAATATTCAATTGTTTACAACAGCTAGAATTTACTTACAAACTTTGTTAATTGCCACTCGAACAGCGCCTTTCAGAAACCTTAGCGTAATGGTGGCTGTTACGCAGTCTGTACAATAAGCTTCTTACATCCACAAGGACTTGGAGGTCACCTATAAAGTCTGTGAATGCGCACGCAGCTAAGTGGGAGGTTACACAACCTCTACTCATCTAGTTTAACAGGCCTGTGTCATAAATTGTCTAGACAAATCTGAGTTTCTGTACACATTCACTACAAGCTATTGCTATTAAATAATCGCAGCTATTGTCAtcttcatatatatttatatatagaatatataataaaatatattgagCAAAAAAGTTTAGGCATAAGAcctcattcaattcaattcttttGAACGTGTAAGAAATGTCTGAGTTCTTTTACTCCGGGTTACAATGCAGGTCCAGTGCGAAGTCGTTCGCTCGATGGGAATATGCAGTGGAAAACTGGGAGCCAAATATTCCAAATAGACCCTCCTTGCCCAGAAGGAACTGAAGCAAAAACATGTGGATGGGCGTGGCGGGATGACACAGCAGACAAGAGGTGTGGACCAAGAAAACAAAGTTCCAATCCGTTCAGAAGCAGGCCATAAGACCAGGCCAGTGGGGAAAAACAAATGTGGAAATATACACAGTTCTACACAGATATATCTGTACATGAAAAATACATAGCTTGAGAGCCCTCCTGAGTTTATCAGTGAGAGCTCTTGCAGTGGTGACCAAGCACCGACAGGCAACAATGTTGCATGCTTCTATTTTTCCTTGTTTGAGTAGAACTCTGCCCAGCGGCTCTCAAAGAAGCGCCTCATGGAGTGTCCTGCCATCCCCACCTCAGACGTGTCCTCATTGAACAGCTCACAGTTATTGAAAACCAGCTGAGCATCTGACGAGAAGTCCTCACAGCTGCCATACCTGagacataacatttttttaaatgaattgggggAAAAACTTGCCAAGGACCCAGTACCCAAATTTTGTCTGAAATGTTTTGCAAGAACTTGACAACTACTGCTTGACTAGAATTTTCATTGTTTCTCAATTCTCACAATATCTCtttaaaatttgaatgaaaCTTGTGTTCAACATCTCAATTTCATTGCACTCTTCTGGTAGCATCTGAGAAATTTgcttttaaaatttcaatttttgggggaCAACTTACATTGCATATTTACAGTGCAACAGATCAATTATGCTCCTTTGAATAATTCAGGGTGAGGTGGAAAAAACATACCCTCCCTGCAGCAGTCTCTCTCTCATTGTGAGGAAGTCCATGGGATTTTTGACAATGCGGCGATAACCTGGCACCAGTCGGGGGTTAACTGGCTCAAGAAACGGCCAGGCATCTGCATGAGCCTCCATCTCCATTAGGATTATTCTAGCAAGTAAATTGAAATGATTAACATCATTTGCCGAGGAGAGCTGTACAAGAAAGAATGAAGATGGAACGGAACGCACTCGCAAAAGGTGAGGTCCGGCTGGTTACGTGTGGTCATGCGACGGCGCTTGGCAGGCCCTCCATCTCCTGACTGACgagaggatgaagatgaggaggtAGGCGCTGCTGCGGCGGTCGTCATCTCCTTGTGCCGAGTGGACATCCCCGAGCTTCGTCTTGTCATTGCATCATCGTCCGAGCTGTTTTCCTCATATCGCTTCTTTTTCACCCGAGTACGCTTTTTGGACTGCGGTGATTCACTTTCCTCCTGACAAAGGTCAAGCAACGTGATCCATCAGTACCCGAAATAACATGAGCCGTTAGTAGGCTGCTTTCTGTTACGATTCCGGTACTAACCTTTCCAACACAATTTGGACAAAACCAATCGCCCTCTGGCACCTGCGTGATCCTCGGCCTCAGGCAGTACATGTGACATCCCCGATCGCAGCCGTCACACAGAAGCAAGCTGTCATCATTGTCACCTTTTCTGCAGATCTGGCATGTCTGTAGCAAAATTGTGGTCAAATTGTAAAGTTAAAAAAGGCATTTAGAGCTAGTTGTAACTACCGCATTTTTTCCAGACTACTGGAAGTcacacattttttattgtatggCTAGGCCTGCAACAAATATATAACTGCGACTTTTGGGCTATACTTATCTGAAAACTTATGTTGATAGTCACACATTTTTTATAGTATGACTAGGCCTGCAACTAAGATATAACGACGACTTTTGGGTTATACTTATCTAAAAGCTCATGTTAACAGATCCCTATTTAGCCTCTTCTCCATTTTACAATTACTTCAATGTATGTCTGTCGTTCAAGAATATGTTGAAGTTGCGCCAGGGGTGGATACTTCAACAAGAGAACGGGCCCTAAACACTGCTCAAATTCTATTAAGGCAATCATGCAGAGGAACAAGGACAATGTTTTGAAATGGCCATCTCACTCCCCATACCTGAATTAGAGCCGGGCGATATTACGAAAATTGTtatcaagattaaaaaaatatatcactcTATATCGAAATTATCACGACAAGGATCACATTATTTTACACGTTTGAAACTTCAAATTTTAGCCAATAAATTACTTTTCCTTC is from Stigmatopora nigra isolate UIUO_SnigA chromosome 1, RoL_Snig_1.1, whole genome shotgun sequence and encodes:
- the LOC144195620 gene encoding aquaporin-4 isoform X2 is translated as MTWHELRSRQFWRAVIAEMIGTLILVSAVLGASVLGHGEDTGRPLYSAVAVGAVIVPLGHCFGDISGAQVNPAVTLSLLATRRLEVMRALFYITAQCLGATLGAWALYLALSNKSTADYFVNMVPIDLNAAQALGIEVLCTFQLVFTVFSVEAQRRRESPEPGNLAIGLAHTAGVMIGARFSGASMNPARSLGPALVTGFWENHWVYWIGPVLGAVLAGMSHEFFFAQSASRQKLVACLMCKDIEIVETTSMTGSSLSTVTQNANRSKQAHK
- the LOC144195620 gene encoding aquaporin-4 isoform X3, producing MIGTLILVSAVLGASVLGHGEDTGRPLYSAVAVGAVIVPLGHCFGDISGAQVNPAVTLSLLATRRLEVMRALFYITAQCLGATLGAWALYLALSNKSTADYFVNMVPIDLNAAQALGIEVLCTFQLVFTVFSVEAQRRRESPEPGNLAIGLAHTAGVMIGARFSGASMNPARSLGPALVTGFWENHWVYWIGPVLGAVLAGMSHEFFFAQSASRQKLVACLMCKDIEIVETTSMTGSSLSTVTQNANRSKQAHK
- the LOC144195620 gene encoding aquaporin AQPAe.a isoform X1, whose protein sequence is MTWHEELRSRQFWRAVIAEMIGTLILVSAVLGASVLGHGEDTGRPLYSAVAVGAVIVPLGHCFGDISGAQVNPAVTLSLLATRRLEVMRALFYITAQCLGATLGAWALYLALSNKSTADYFVNMVPIDLNAAQALGIEVLCTFQLVFTVFSVEAQRRRESPEPGNLAIGLAHTAGVMIGARFSGASMNPARSLGPALVTGFWENHWVYWIGPVLGAVLAGMSHEFFFAQSASRQKLVACLMCKDIEIVETTSMTGSSLSTVTQNANRSKQAHK